One genomic window of Planctomycetota bacterium includes the following:
- a CDS encoding energy transducer TonB, with protein MAVETRKISGIKLTLIISVAFHLVVLIILPALSFSKPYQYTSRDLDFIFEELRAQPNNLKSEQPEPPQDAPKVTPDNPEAKPPETPPQTEEKDVSEKNISVLPEEIKPIEQKDEPYAKPEETIHSTLTPEQAQQKLKELEEFYDRSNLTPELRLRLAGENKPYLKRVQEQIQAKYFVPEEAKRQKLSGKVTVKITVNPKGEILDAEITNHSDFPILDMAALETVKAAAPFPDISKKVDMPSLTIIVPFIYQK; from the coding sequence ATGGCCGTTGAAACAAGAAAGATTTCCGGGATAAAACTCACTTTAATTATTTCTGTAGCCTTTCATCTGGTAGTTTTAATAATACTGCCTGCATTAAGTTTCAGCAAGCCTTACCAATACACCTCCCGCGACCTTGATTTTATCTTCGAAGAACTGCGGGCACAGCCGAACAATCTGAAATCAGAGCAGCCGGAACCGCCGCAGGACGCCCCTAAGGTAACACCCGATAATCCGGAAGCAAAGCCACCGGAAACTCCTCCTCAAACTGAAGAAAAAGATGTGTCAGAAAAAAACATATCTGTCTTGCCTGAAGAAATAAAGCCTATTGAACAAAAGGATGAACCGTATGCAAAGCCTGAAGAAACCATTCACTCTACTCTTACGCCGGAACAAGCCCAGCAAAAACTGAAAGAACTGGAAGAATTCTACGATAGAAGCAACTTAACGCCGGAATTAAGATTGCGCCTGGCCGGAGAGAATAAACCCTACCTAAAAAGGGTGCAGGAGCAAATACAGGCGAAATATTTTGTCCCAGAAGAAGCTAAGAGGCAAAAACTTTCCGGCAAAGTCACCGTAAAAATAACGGTCAACCCCAAGGGCGAGATTCTGGATGCCGAAATAACCAATCATTCCGATTTCCCCATCCTTGATATGGCCGCGCTTGAAACTGTCAAAGCGGCCGCTCCCTTCCCGGATATTTCTAAAAAAGTGGATATGCCTTCATTAACAATAATTGTTCCTTTTATATACCAGAAATAA
- the rpoD gene encoding RNA polymerase sigma factor RpoD, which produces MTKINNDLKQLIESGKKRGFLTYDEINKVLPADMISQDKLDKLLTMIDDQGIELVDEERPFEHDITEEPAKGEDGDSVTESAIPEEKVSHIDDPVRLYLTQMGEIPLLSRVEELILAKKIESTRKRYREKVLESPVAIMETIKVLEDVRDGNIAYDRTLRAEAAIDLSKVSIIKRLPRIITKLKEFLKEAQDSYSILANNSLAGKKKEAVARKVSGIQAKWVKITEDLNVQTKKINPVVDRLKDISKRFSGIMKELDIIRKSAKNKSRLNELNQELFGLKLLVFEDDNDLKARLKEISRRVQEYEMAKRKLSSANLRLVVSIAKKYRNRGLSFLDLIQEGNTGLMRAVEKYEYRRGYKFSTYATWWIRQAITRAIADQSRTIRIPVHMVETMSRLKNTAKKLLQEKGREPTVEEISENSHIPLDETKRVLKISRYPVSLDKPIGYSEDGQVGDFIEDRRVQSPLKAATQDMLRERLNDVLNSLSFREREIVKLRYGIETGYAYTLEEVGKIFNVTRERIRQIEAKALRKLQHPIRSRKLINFLEKTGAKEE; this is translated from the coding sequence ATGACAAAAATAAATAATGATTTAAAACAACTTATAGAAAGCGGCAAGAAACGCGGGTTTCTTACCTACGACGAAATCAATAAAGTTCTTCCGGCTGATATGATTTCCCAGGATAAGCTTGATAAGCTTTTGACCATGATTGACGACCAGGGAATCGAGTTGGTTGACGAGGAACGTCCTTTTGAGCATGATATAACGGAAGAGCCGGCTAAAGGGGAAGACGGGGATAGCGTGACGGAAAGTGCGATACCTGAGGAAAAGGTTTCCCATATTGATGATCCGGTCCGGCTTTACCTTACCCAGATGGGCGAAATTCCTTTACTTTCCCGTGTGGAGGAGTTGATTCTGGCTAAGAAGATAGAATCCACGCGTAAGAGGTATCGTGAAAAGGTGTTGGAATCACCGGTGGCGATAATGGAAACTATTAAAGTCCTGGAAGATGTACGTGACGGGAATATCGCATACGACAGGACACTTCGGGCAGAAGCCGCGATAGACCTATCCAAAGTCAGCATCATAAAAAGGCTTCCCAGGATTATTACTAAGCTGAAAGAATTTTTAAAAGAAGCACAGGATAGTTACAGTATTCTTGCCAATAACAGTCTTGCCGGTAAAAAGAAAGAAGCTGTAGCCAGAAAGGTTTCGGGCATTCAGGCGAAATGGGTGAAAATAACCGAGGATCTTAATGTCCAGACAAAGAAAATCAATCCTGTAGTTGACAGGTTGAAAGATATTTCGAAAAGGTTCAGCGGTATAATGAAAGAGCTGGATATCATCAGGAAATCGGCGAAGAATAAATCTCGTTTGAACGAGTTGAACCAAGAACTTTTCGGTTTAAAGTTGCTGGTCTTTGAGGATGACAACGACCTGAAAGCACGGTTAAAGGAGATAAGCCGCCGGGTGCAGGAATACGAAATGGCTAAAAGGAAATTGTCCAGCGCCAACTTGAGATTGGTGGTAAGCATTGCCAAAAAATACCGCAACAGGGGTTTAAGTTTTCTTGATTTAATCCAGGAGGGTAATACCGGTTTGATGCGTGCCGTGGAAAAATACGAATACAGGCGCGGGTATAAATTTTCAACCTATGCTACCTGGTGGATACGGCAGGCCATTACCAGGGCGATTGCCGACCAGTCCCGGACAATCAGGATTCCGGTGCACATGGTCGAAACGATGAGCCGTCTTAAAAATACCGCCAAGAAATTACTTCAGGAAAAAGGGCGCGAGCCGACCGTGGAAGAAATATCGGAAAATTCCCATATCCCTCTGGACGAGACGAAAAGGGTGCTTAAGATTTCGCGTTATCCCGTTTCGCTGGATAAGCCCATCGGCTACTCGGAAGACGGCCAGGTTGGGGATTTTATTGAAGACCGCCGTGTTCAATCGCCTCTTAAAGCGGCAACTCAGGATATGCTTAGGGAACGCTTGAATGATGTCCTTAACTCGCTTTCTTTCCGTGAACGGGAAATAGTAAAGCTTCGTTACGGCATAGAAACAGGATATGCTTATACCCTGGAAGAGGTCGGCAAGATATTTAACGTGACGCGAGAAAGAATCAGGCAGATAGAAGCCAAGGCGCTGAGGAAATTACAGCATCCTATCCGAAGCCGTAAATTAATTAATTTCTTAGAGAAAACAGGTGCAAAAGAAGAATGA
- a CDS encoding biotin--[acetyl-CoA-carboxylase] ligase, which produces MLEETWFENLPVKTIGRQIRCFKKVTSTNDLAWLEVSRGSPEGTVIFADEQLKGRGRFNRSWHAPKDAGIWASVILKPDMPIEKSSLLMVIGAIAICKLLKDKFQLDAKIRWPNDVIINERKIAGIIVETKCIASKPEAMILGIGFNINMKSEEIPADLNQIVTSLYMETGALINQKDIFRQFLMYLDNWYQKVLSKQENEISDAWKNMSGIIGAEIALEVEGKTVEGKVIDIDLHKGITLKTQEGAKVFRGENATLLRCKKS; this is translated from the coding sequence ATGTTAGAAGAAACCTGGTTTGAAAATTTGCCTGTTAAGACAATCGGGCGGCAGATACGTTGTTTCAAAAAGGTTACCTCCACTAACGACCTTGCCTGGCTGGAAGTTTCAAGAGGCAGCCCGGAGGGAACGGTTATCTTTGCCGATGAACAGTTGAAAGGCAGGGGACGATTCAATCGTTCCTGGCATGCACCCAAAGACGCCGGTATCTGGGCATCTGTCATTTTAAAACCGGATATGCCCATAGAAAAATCATCCTTATTGATGGTCATCGGAGCAATTGCCATTTGTAAATTATTAAAAGACAAATTCCAGCTTGACGCCAAAATCAGGTGGCCCAATGACGTCATTATTAATGAGCGAAAAATAGCCGGCATTATCGTGGAAACCAAGTGTATCGCTAGCAAACCAGAAGCCATGATTTTAGGCATCGGGTTTAATATTAACATGAAGAGCGAAGAAATCCCGGCTGATTTAAACCAAATAGTCACTTCATTATATATGGAAACAGGCGCTTTAATAAACCAGAAGGACATTTTCCGCCAATTTTTAATGTATCTTGATAACTGGTACCAAAAAGTGCTTAGTAAGCAGGAAAATGAAATATCGGATGCCTGGAAAAATATGTCCGGAATCATCGGCGCAGAGATCGCCCTAGAAGTTGAAGGTAAAACAGTGGAAGGAAAAGTAATCGATATTGACCTTCACAAAGGGATCACCTTAAAAACACAGGAAGGTGCTAAGGTATTCAGGGGCGAAAATGCAACGCTCCTACGCTGCAAGAAAAGTTAA